A single genomic interval of Juglans regia cultivar Chandler chromosome 1, Walnut 2.0, whole genome shotgun sequence harbors:
- the LOC118349829 gene encoding desmethylxanthohumol 6'-O-methyltransferase-like — protein sequence MELTTLEAMIQGQAKLWGHIFTFTDSMALRCALELGIVDIIHSHGGPITLSQIAAGIDSPSLNIDNLARVMRLLVRKDIFTTHHQPSDSGEITLYGLTAHTSRWLVQSSEFSLVPFILMQTHPGLMTSWFSLSQCVKEGGTAFSKVHGCEVIDFAHNNPEFNKMFNDAMACTAKLVAEPILWGYRDGFGSINGSLVDVGGGTGEMVAKIVKAHPHIKAINFDLPHVITTAPMHKGVSHVEGNMFEAIPNADAILLKRVLHGFSDEDCIKILKNCVKAISKKTGKIIIVEHVLDPNGNGPFDETGLAFDLIMMTVAPSGKERTELDWKKLLEEGGFPHHKIIKIPAFLSIIEAHPA from the exons AGGCAATGATACAAGGCCAAGCAAAGCTTTGGGGACACATATTTACCTTTACGGACTCCATGGCACTGAGATGTGCCTTGGAGCTCGGCATTGTTGACATCATACACTCCCATGGTGGCCCAATCACTCTATCCCAAATAGCTGCTGGTATAGACTCTCCCTCTCTAAACATCGACAACCTCGCACGCGTCATGAGATTGCTAGTGCGCAAAGATATCTTCACCACTCATCATCAGCCATCAGACTCTGGGGAGATCACTCTCTATGGGTTGACAGCTCACACGTCAAGATGGCTCGTGCAAAGCTCTGAATTTAGCCTGGTTCCATTCATATTGATGCAAACCCATCCAGGGCTAATGACTTCATGGTTTTCCCTTAGCCAATGTGTCAAGGAAGGTGGCACTGCTTTCAGCAAGGTCCATGGTTGTGAGGTCATAGACTTTGCCCACAACAACCCTGAATTCAATAAAATGTTCAACGATGCAATGGCTTGCACGGCCAAGCTCGTTGCAGAGCCCATCTTATGGGGATACAGAGATGGGTTCGGTTCCATTAATGGCTCATTGGTGGATGTGGGAGGTGGGACTGGCGAGATGGTGGCTAAGATTGTGAAAGCTCATCCACACATCAAAGCCATCAACTTCGATCTGCCTCATGTTATCACAACGGCACCAATGCACAAAGGGGTCTCCCATGTGGAGGGTAACATGTTTGAGGCCATTCCTAATGCTGATGCAATTCTATTAAAG AGAGTACTGCACGGTTTTAGCGATGAAGATTGCATCAAGATCTTAAAAAACTGTGTAAAGGCAATATCAAAGAAGACTGGGAAGATTATTATTGTGGAACATGTTCTGGATCCCAACGGAAATGGACCATTTGATGAGACAGGCTTAGCATTCGATTTGATAATGATGACAGTAGCCCCGAGTGGAAAGGAGAGGACAGAGCTGGATTGGAAGAAATTGCTCGAAGAAGGAGGCTTTCCCCACCACAAGATCATCAAGATTCCTGCTTTTCTATCTATTATAGAGGCCCACCCAGCATGA